From the Lancefieldella sp. Marseille-Q7238 genome, one window contains:
- the rpsI gene encoding 30S ribosomal protein S9, which translates to MAENTAVYTGTGRRKEAVARVRLIPGTGKVVVNGREAAIYFGRQQLVDNAVAPLRVTDTLGHFDVFANCDGGGINGQAGALRLGIARALLEAGEYREDLKKAGYLTRDSRAVERKKYGLKKARKRPQFSKR; encoded by the coding sequence ATGGCTGAAAATACTGCAGTTTATACTGGCACCGGTCGTCGTAAAGAGGCCGTGGCTCGTGTTCGTCTTATTCCCGGTACCGGCAAGGTAGTGGTCAATGGTCGTGAGGCAGCCATCTATTTTGGTCGCCAGCAGCTCGTTGACAATGCCGTAGCGCCTCTGCGCGTTACCGATACCCTTGGTCATTTTGATGTTTTCGCAAATTGTGATGGCGGCGGTATCAACGGTCAGGCTGGCGCGCTTCGTCTGGGCATCGCCCGCGCGCTCCTTGAGGCCGGTGAGTACCGTGAGGATCTCAAGAAGGCTGGTTACCTCACCCGCGATTCCCGTGCGGTCGAGCGTAAGAAGTACGGCCTGAAGAAGGCACGCAAGCGTCCGCAGTTCTCGAAGCGCTAA
- the rplM gene encoding 50S ribosomal protein L13, giving the protein MKKSTQFAKAGEVERKWVLIDAEGATLGRLATKAAMILRGKNKPQYTPNADTGDFVVIINAEKVILTGTKADYKEYWRHSGYLGGLKLESFKEAMEKHPECVIEHAVKGMLPKTTLGRKQGMKLKVYTGANHPHAAQNPVKIELEG; this is encoded by the coding sequence GTGAAGAAGTCGACTCAGTTCGCCAAGGCTGGCGAAGTCGAGCGCAAGTGGGTGCTCATCGACGCTGAGGGCGCTACGCTCGGCCGTCTGGCCACGAAGGCAGCAATGATCCTTCGCGGAAAGAACAAGCCGCAGTATACCCCTAACGCCGATACTGGTGACTTTGTAGTTATCATCAACGCCGAGAAGGTCATCCTTACCGGTACTAAGGCTGATTACAAAGAGTACTGGCGTCACTCTGGCTATCTTGGAGGTCTCAAGCTTGAGTCTTTCAAGGAAGCTATGGAGAAGCATCCTGAGTGTGTCATTGAGCACGCCGTTAAGGGCATGCTCCCCAAGACCACTCTTGGTCGCAAGCAGGGAATGAAGCTCAAGGTGTATACCGGAGCCAATCATCCGCATGCTGCGCAGAATCCCGTTAAGATCGAGCTGGAGGGCTAA
- a CDS encoding patatin family protein → MGAEAEKENPTEPKARNSTETAKETLAAKEERETPSVRPSQQAGAYQSTAALVLEGGSFRGIFTAGVLDVLLEHGIVDFDSVWGTSAGAINAVSFKSRQIGRAMRVILAFRDDRRFMSFWSLATTGNIAGSEFMYEEIQNHLDPCDSEAFNSNPLQMYAVASDVTFGTPAYLHVRSLPEDIWKVQASASMPLVSRTVEQEGRRYLDGGTTDSIPFAPALGLSGARIPEDHMPSKRAVVIVTQDREYLKGTANEQMAIRSHRYDAFPYYLDALETRAKRYNACREQLWQLEREGRCLVIAPPETVGVKVNERSGEALLTLYLQGRGQAEKRIEEIRTFVADGVR, encoded by the coding sequence ATGGGAGCAGAAGCCGAGAAGGAAAACCCAACAGAACCTAAGGCGAGGAATTCGACAGAAACTGCAAAGGAAACCCTAGCGGCAAAAGAAGAGCGAGAAACCCCTTCGGTCCGACCGTCTCAACAGGCTGGAGCGTACCAATCGACTGCCGCCCTCGTTCTTGAGGGCGGCAGCTTTCGGGGCATTTTTACCGCCGGCGTATTGGATGTCTTGCTTGAACATGGCATTGTCGACTTCGACAGCGTGTGGGGAACCTCTGCGGGCGCCATCAATGCAGTGAGCTTCAAATCTCGTCAGATCGGTCGTGCCATGCGCGTGATCCTGGCATTCCGGGACGATCGCAGGTTCATGTCGTTCTGGTCGCTGGCCACTACGGGAAATATTGCCGGCAGCGAATTCATGTACGAAGAGATACAAAATCATCTGGACCCATGCGATTCTGAGGCATTCAACTCAAATCCTCTGCAAATGTATGCCGTAGCTTCTGACGTTACCTTTGGGACCCCCGCGTACCTGCATGTACGATCTCTGCCTGAGGATATCTGGAAAGTTCAGGCCTCGGCTTCGATGCCGCTGGTATCAAGGACGGTCGAGCAGGAGGGACGCCGCTATTTGGACGGCGGCACTACCGATTCCATTCCCTTTGCTCCTGCGCTTGGACTTTCGGGAGCGCGAATCCCCGAGGATCACATGCCGTCAAAACGGGCAGTGGTGATCGTGACGCAAGACCGTGAATACCTCAAGGGCACCGCAAACGAGCAAATGGCCATTCGCTCACATCGCTATGACGCTTTCCCGTATTATCTCGACGCGCTTGAGACGCGTGCGAAAAGATACAACGCTTGCAGGGAGCAGCTCTGGCAGCTGGAGCGAGAAGGTCGATGTCTGGTGATAGCTCCTCCCGAGACGGTAGGCGTCAAGGTAAACGAACGCTCGGGCGAGGCGCTTTTGACGCTTTACCTGCAAGGGCGTGGACAGGCGGAAAAGCGGATTGAAGAGATCCGCACCTTTGTCGCGGATGGCGTTAGGTAA
- the pfkB gene encoding 1-phosphofructokinase, with amino-acid sequence MIYTVTLNPALDKTVQIPHFTIDQVNRITDIRQDAGGKGINVSKVIAQLGGTSVAVALLGGTTGTWIERSLSEQNIKVHAFDAGGQTRTNLKVVDVVSHTNTDINESGPEVRDEQLTSILNELAGMTSAGDIVVLSGSLPRGASIDTYGRWTRRLREAGLKVFLDADGAALQAGLAEKPYYTKPNDHELSELVGRKLDTVDDIADAAAALVAEGPSTVCISMGGNGAVYIAKDQAWYAYPVRVPVGSTVGAGDSVVAAFAYAEDKGLSIEDTLRLAMATGAANVMESGTQAAPRSVVDSLLEKVQLKRLT; translated from the coding sequence ATGATTTATACCGTTACGTTAAACCCCGCACTCGATAAGACCGTCCAAATTCCGCATTTTACCATTGACCAAGTCAACCGTATCACCGATATCCGTCAGGATGCGGGAGGCAAGGGCATCAACGTATCCAAGGTTATAGCTCAGCTGGGTGGAACTTCTGTTGCTGTCGCTCTTCTTGGCGGCACTACAGGCACCTGGATTGAGCGCTCTCTTAGCGAGCAGAACATCAAAGTCCATGCCTTCGACGCCGGTGGACAGACGCGAACCAATCTCAAGGTAGTTGACGTTGTCAGTCACACCAATACCGACATCAACGAATCGGGACCTGAGGTGCGCGATGAACAGCTCACTTCCATTCTCAACGAACTTGCGGGCATGACCTCCGCGGGAGACATCGTAGTGCTCTCCGGCAGTCTCCCGCGTGGGGCTTCCATAGATACCTACGGTCGCTGGACGCGCCGCCTGCGCGAAGCGGGACTGAAAGTCTTTTTGGACGCTGATGGCGCTGCCCTCCAGGCCGGCCTTGCCGAGAAGCCCTATTACACCAAACCCAACGATCATGAACTCTCTGAGCTGGTAGGACGCAAACTTGATACCGTCGACGACATTGCCGATGCCGCGGCAGCACTTGTCGCAGAGGGTCCCAGCACCGTTTGCATCTCTATGGGAGGCAATGGCGCCGTCTATATTGCCAAAGATCAGGCATGGTACGCGTATCCTGTGCGCGTGCCGGTAGGAAGCACCGTTGGAGCGGGAGATTCGGTAGTGGCGGCTTTTGCCTATGCCGAGGATAAAGGACTTTCCATTGAGGACACGCTGCGCCTCGCTATGGCAACTGGCGCCGCCAACGTCATGGAATCCGGTACGCAAGCCGCTCCACGCTCCGTTGTGGATTCGCTGCTTGAAAAGGTGCAGCTCAAGCGCCTTACCTAA